Genomic window (Blastocatellia bacterium):
GGATTCGTTATCTCGGTTACGTTCGCCACATCCCTGAGCTGCTGGCCGCCGTTGACGTGGTGGTCGTGCCGAGCTGGGATGAAGGCTTCTCGCTGGTGACGATTGAAGCGCTGGCGGCGCGGCGCGCCGTGCTGGCATCGAATGTCGGCGGCATCAGCGGCATTCTCAAAGACAACCATAGCGGCCTGCTGTTCGCGCCCCGCGACTGGCAGCAGTTGACCGAAAAGCTCCTTTATCTGGTATCTGACGCGCCGTTGCGCGACCGCCTGGCGGCAGCCGGTCAGCGCGACGTTTACTCTCGCTTCGGGCGCGAGCAGATCATCAACCGCATCGAAGCGTTGTATCTCGACGTGCTCGGCAAGGACTAATTTGAAGTCCGATTCGGACTATGGTACGCTTTGCTACATATGAGTCAGAGCGCGGCTATCAATTCGGCTACCGCTGCAATGTTTGCGCTGGTATTCGCTATCTTTGGCGCATCCTGGCTCAACCAGCGCAATATCCAAAATCTATTGGGTCTGAACCAAAGCAACCTCCAAACTCTATTAGGGCTAAACCAACGCGCCCTCGAAAACCTGCTGACGCTGAATCAACACAGCACCGAAAATCTGCTTGCGCTGAATCAACACAGCACCGAAAACCTGCTTGAGCAGCATCGGCTCAGCACCGAAAACCTGCTTAAGCAGATGGAGAAACGATTTGATGCGCGATTTGATACTCTGATGTCAGAGATCAGGCGTCTTGACCAGCGCATTGACGCACTTGATCAACGTCTCGATAAACTCGAACAACGTCTCAGCGAGCGGGTCATTCATTGATCTGCTGGCTTGCCCTTACCCTTGCTCAACTCCCATAGCTTCAGGTTCTTCAAAAAGGCGTAGTGCGCCGCGAAGCGGGCGATGGCATAGCCTTGCAAGCCATCAAGAAAACCGAGCTTGAAGACGTAAGAGCGAATGAAGGTCAGCGGCGGCGAGAAGATGATTGAGGCGAGCGCGCCGCGCTTGCCTTTCGCGTAGTCGGCATCGGCGGCAAGTGTCGTGTAGCGGTCAATCCGCAGATGATGTTCAGAGGCATCGTTGACCGTAAAGTGTAGCAGGTCGCCTGCCAGTCTGGCGACCGCGCCGTCAACCGCGACGCCTTCGTGAACGTAATCGCCGACCCAGCGGGCGCGGCGGCGGTCATACAGTCGCAGCTTGTGGTCGGGATACCAGCCCGAATGACGAATCCAGCGGCCCAGGTAAAACGTCAGGCGCGGCATCTCGAAGCCGGCGGCCGCGGGCGCCGGCGCTCGCTTCAGCGATTCGATCTCGCGCCGCAACGATTCGCTAACCACTTCGTCGGCGTCGAGGCTGAATATCCAATCGTGGCTGGCCTCGGCGGCAGCAAAATTCTTCTGTGCCGAATAGCCGGGCCACGGGCGGACGACGACGCGGTCGGTGAATTGGCGGGCGATCTCTGTGGTGCGGTCGCGACTTTCGCTGTCAACGACGATGATCTCGTCGGCCCACTCAAGCGAAGCCAGCGCGCGGGTGATGTTCGCCTCTTCGTTGAAGGTAATGACGATGGCGGTGATCTTCATCCACGGGCCAACCTTGCCATAGGAACACCGCGGGCGTCGGGTGGTTTATTCGCTGAGGGTCACGCGCGTCATGCGGTCACCGGCGCGCAGTTGCTTAACCACGTCGAGGCCCTCGGTGACGCGACCGAAGACGGCATACTGATTATCGAGAAACGCCGCCGGCCCAAGCGTAATGTAAAACTGGCTGGAGGCGCTATCCGGGATATTGGTTCGCGCCATCGCTAGCGCCCCCGCCTCGCCGTGCGGCAATTCGCGCGAGACTTCGAGCTTGATGCGTCGCTCGCGGCCCGTCTGCGGATCGATGAAACCGCCCCGACCGCTGCCTTCCGGGTCGCCGCCCTGTATGACAAAGTTCGGCTCGTAGCGGTGAAAGCTCAGGCCGTCATAAAAGCCGCGCTGAATCAGATCGATGAAGTTGCCGGCAGTGATCGGCGCTTGGTCTTCATATAACTCGGCGGTGATCGTGCCCTTGTTGGTCTCGATGATTGCTTTGCGATTTGCCATGAGAATCTCCCTGTCTATGTATTCGCTGAATCGAATGTAACACCGGCAACCGGTCTTCTCAAGTTGCGGCCCGGCAATGCCGGCTTTATACTGCTCGGCTTCAATCTAACTTTAAGGAGCCTGCAATGAACGTCACGCACCTCTACTGTTCGGCGTGCGGAAAGCAATATGCCGCGGGGCAACTGCTCAACCTCTGCGAATGCGGCAAGCCGTTGATGGTCGCCTATGATCTTGAGCGCGCCGCTAGCCAGATGAGCAAAGCAAGCCTGGCCGGACGCGAGCCGACGCTGTGGCGTTACCGCGAAGTCTTGCCTGTCGCCGACGAGCGCAACCGTTTGACGCTCGGCGAAGGCTTT
Coding sequences:
- the fliD gene encoding flagellar filament capping protein FliD, translated to MFALVFAIFGASWLNQRNIQNLLGLNQSNLQTLLGLNQRALENLLTLNQHSTENLLALNQHSTENLLEQHRLSTENLLKQMEKRFDARFDTLMSEIRRLDQRIDALDQRLDKLEQRLSERVIH
- a CDS encoding peptidylprolyl isomerase, with the translated sequence MANRKAIIETNKGTITAELYEDQAPITAGNFIDLIQRGFYDGLSFHRYEPNFVIQGGDPEGSGRGGFIDPQTGRERRIKLEVSRELPHGEAGALAMARTNIPDSASSQFYITLGPAAFLDNQYAVFGRVTEGLDVVKQLRAGDRMTRVTLSE
- a CDS encoding glycosyltransferase family 2 protein; this translates as MKITAIVITFNEEANITRALASLEWADEIIVVDSESRDRTTEIARQFTDRVVVRPWPGYSAQKNFAAAEASHDWIFSLDADEVVSESLRREIESLKRAPAPAAAGFEMPRLTFYLGRWIRHSGWYPDHKLRLYDRRRARWVGDYVHEGVAVDGAVARLAGDLLHFTVNDASEHHLRIDRYTTLAADADYAKGKRGALASIIFSPPLTFIRSYVFKLGFLDGLQGYAIARFAAHYAFLKNLKLWELSKGKGKPADQ